The Canis aureus isolate CA01 chromosome 9, VMU_Caureus_v.1.0, whole genome shotgun sequence genome has a segment encoding these proteins:
- the NFKBIA gene encoding NF-kappa-B inhibitor alpha produces the protein MLQQAEHAQDWAMEGPRDALKKERLLDDRHDSGLDSMKDEEYEQLVKELREIRLEPQEAPRGAEPWKQQLTEDGDSFLHLAIIHEEKALTMEVVRQVKGDLAFLNFQNNLQQTPLHLAVITNQPEIAEALLEAGCDPELRDFRGNTPLHLACEQGCLASVGVLTQTCRTQHLYSILQATNYNGHTCLHLASIHGYLGIVELLVSLGADVNAQEPCNGRTALHLAVDLQNSDLVSLLLKCGADVNRVTYQGYSPYQLTWGRPSTRIQQQLGQLTLENLQMLPESEDEESYDTESEFTEDELPYDDCVLGGQRLTL, from the exons ATGCTGCAGCAAGCCGAGCACGCCCAGGACTGGGCCATGGAGGGTCCCCGGGACGCGCTCAAGAAGGAGCGGCTGCTGGACGACCGCCACGACAGCGGCCTGGACTCCATGAAGGACGAGGAGTACGAGCAGCTGGTGAAGGAGCTGCGGGAGATCCGTCTCGAGCCGCAGGAGGCGCCGCGCGGCGCCGAGCCCTGGAAGCAGCAGCTCACCGAGGACGGAGACTC GTTCCTGCACTTGGCCATCATCCATGAAGAGAAGGCCCTGACCATGGAAGTGGTCCGCCAAGTGAAGGGCGACCTGGCCTTCCTCAACTTCCAGAACAACCTGCAGCAG ACTCCACTCCACTTGGCTGTGATCACCAACCAACCAGAAATTGCTGAGGCACTTCTGGAAGCTGGCTGTGATCCTGAGCTCCGAGACTTTCGAGGAAATACCCCCCTACACCTTGCCTGTGAGCAAGGCTGCCTGGCCAGCGTGGGAGTCCTGACTCAGACTTGCAGGACCCAGCACCTCTACTCCATCCTCCAGGCCACCAACTACAATG GTCACACATGTCTACATTTAGCTTCTATCCATGGCTATTTGGGCATTGTGGAGCTTCTGGTGTCTTTGGGTGCTGATGTCAATGCTCAG GAGCCCTGTAATGGCCGAACCGCCCTCCATCTTGCAGTGGACCTGCAGAATTCTGACCTTGTGTCGCTTTTGTTGAAGTGTGGGGCTGATGTCAACAGAGTTACCTACCAGGGCTACTCCCCGTACCAGCTCACGTGGGGCCGCCCAAGCACACGGATACAGCAGCAGCTGGGCCAGCTGACCCTAGAAAACCTTCAGATGCTGCCAGAGAGTGAGGATGAGGAGAGCTATGACACAGAGTCAGAGTTCACAGAGGACGAG cTGCCCTATGATGACTGTGTGCTTGGAGGCCAGCGCTTGACGTTATGA